One window of Curtobacterium sp. 458 genomic DNA carries:
- a CDS encoding biopolymer transporter Tol translates to MTAEPDDHFFVVDGRRWRRTDPAIPEDVAAALRSHLGRGRNAVKQAKRSGDEDALAAARHRNGLAKHGLGERGPEWWTRPESERAADARRALDELDALDALDGDRS, encoded by the coding sequence ATGACCGCCGAGCCCGACGACCACTTCTTCGTCGTCGACGGTCGACGGTGGCGCCGGACGGACCCGGCCATCCCCGAGGACGTCGCCGCCGCCCTCCGGTCGCACCTCGGACGCGGGCGGAACGCGGTCAAGCAGGCGAAGCGGTCCGGGGACGAGGACGCCCTCGCGGCCGCACGGCACCGCAACGGGTTGGCGAAGCACGGCCTGGGCGAGCGGGGACCGGAGTGGTGGACTCGGCCGGAGTCCGAGCGGGCCGCCGACGCCCGCCGTGCGCTCGACGAACTCGACGCCCTCGACGCCCTCGACGGGGACCGTTCGTGA
- a CDS encoding spore photoproduct lyase family protein translates to MSEARTRPMLDVRRIYAEDAALELPRGQEVLGRWPDAEIVPVASHWNIPEVHGDERNVQRWVRIKTEALVLGVKKSLITRPNGRSADFIAPSTANGCAMACAYCYVPRRKGYSNPVTVFANIEQITKHVARNIAKQGPKTEPNQCDPDAWVYDIGENSDCSVDAMISDNVRDLCDLFRMTPTAKASFATKYVNRELLDWDPMGRTRIRFSLMPHETAKVTDIRTSPIAERIAAVNDFVDAGYEVHLNFSPVILTPTWESDWAELLRQVDDVLSPASKAQLAAEVIFLTHNEPLHEVNLGWHPKAEDLLWRPDLQEQKVSQNGAVNVRYRSGMKGQLVERFRELVAEHLPSCRIRYAF, encoded by the coding sequence ATGAGCGAAGCACGCACGCGTCCGATGCTCGACGTCCGACGCATCTACGCCGAGGACGCCGCGCTCGAGCTGCCCCGCGGGCAAGAGGTGCTCGGTCGCTGGCCCGACGCCGAGATCGTCCCCGTTGCGTCGCACTGGAACATCCCCGAGGTCCACGGCGACGAACGCAACGTTCAGCGGTGGGTGCGGATCAAGACCGAGGCGCTCGTTCTCGGTGTGAAGAAGTCGCTCATCACCCGGCCGAACGGGCGCTCCGCCGACTTCATCGCCCCCTCGACGGCGAACGGCTGCGCGATGGCGTGCGCCTACTGCTACGTGCCCCGGCGCAAGGGGTACTCGAACCCCGTCACGGTGTTCGCGAACATCGAGCAGATCACGAAGCACGTCGCCCGGAACATCGCGAAGCAGGGGCCGAAGACCGAGCCGAACCAGTGCGACCCCGACGCCTGGGTGTACGACATCGGCGAGAACTCCGACTGCTCGGTCGACGCGATGATCAGCGACAACGTGCGCGACCTCTGCGACCTGTTCCGGATGACCCCGACCGCGAAGGCGTCGTTCGCCACGAAGTACGTCAACCGCGAGCTGCTCGACTGGGACCCGATGGGTCGCACCCGCATCCGGTTCTCGCTCATGCCGCACGAGACCGCGAAGGTCACGGACATCCGCACGAGTCCGATCGCGGAACGCATCGCCGCGGTGAACGACTTCGTCGACGCCGGGTACGAGGTGCACCTGAACTTCTCGCCGGTCATCCTCACGCCGACGTGGGAGTCCGATTGGGCGGAGCTGCTGCGACAGGTCGACGACGTGCTCTCCCCGGCGTCGAAGGCGCAACTCGCGGCCGAGGTCATCTTCCTCACGCACAACGAGCCGCTGCACGAGGTCAACCTCGGCTGGCACCCCAAGGCGGAGGACCTGCTGTGGCGGCCGGACCTGCAGGAGCAGAAGGTCTCACAGAACGGCGCCGTCAACGTCCGGTACCGCTCGGGGATGAAGGGCCAGCTCGTCGAGCGGTTCCGGGAGCTCGTGGCCGAGCACCTGCCGAGCTGCCGCATCCGGTACGCGTTCTGA
- a CDS encoding CsbD family protein, protein MSLGDKAKDVTQKVVGKVEEAVGKHTDDDELKHQGQKDQVMGEGRLETEKAKDKLTGN, encoded by the coding sequence ATGTCGCTCGGAGACAAGGCGAAGGACGTCACCCAGAAGGTCGTCGGCAAGGTCGAGGAAGCGGTCGGCAAGCACACCGACGACGACGAGCTCAAGCACCAGGGTCAGAAGGACCAGGTCATGGGCGAGGGTCGTCTCGAGACCGAGAAGGCCAAGGACAAGCTGACGGGCAACTGA